One region of Synechococcus sp. UW69 genomic DNA includes:
- a CDS encoding 2Fe-2S iron-sulfur cluster-binding protein, which produces MPVIRFVREGRDVECYPGENLREVARREGIELYGLKGQLGNCGGCGQCITCFVSVVDENSVDALTARTAVEENKLRRRPQEWRLACQALVEKSVMVLTRPQVRLANADSRLAAARQAPLPAGPTAWPAPPVSELDDEDQDAIDGDGTDAKAATAGDEG; this is translated from the coding sequence ATGCCCGTTATCCGGTTTGTTCGTGAAGGGCGTGATGTGGAGTGTTATCCAGGTGAAAACCTGAGGGAGGTGGCCCGGCGTGAGGGCATCGAGCTCTACGGATTGAAGGGGCAGTTGGGCAACTGCGGTGGTTGTGGCCAGTGCATCACTTGCTTTGTTTCGGTCGTCGACGAGAACTCTGTTGATGCGTTGACAGCTCGAACTGCAGTCGAAGAGAACAAGCTGCGTCGCCGTCCCCAGGAGTGGCGCTTGGCCTGTCAGGCCCTTGTGGAGAAATCCGTCATGGTGCTCACCCGTCCTCAGGTGCGGCTCGCTAATGCGGACTCGAGGTTGGCCGCGGCTCGACAGGCACCACTCCCCGCCGGGCCTACCGCATGGCCTGCGCCACCGGTCAGTGAGCTCGATGACGAGGATCAGGATGCGATCGATGGCGACGGCACGGATGCCAAGGCTGCTACCGCCGGTGACGAGGGCTAA
- the psbM gene encoding photosystem II reaction center protein PsbM, which yields METNDLGFVASLLFILVPAIFLIVLYIGTQNKEA from the coding sequence ATGGAAACCAACGATCTCGGATTCGTCGCCAGCCTCCTGTTCATTCTGGTTCCGGCGATCTTCCTGATCGTGCTCTACATCGGCACGCAGAACAAAGAGGCCTGA
- a CDS encoding universal stress protein: MFRNLLIADSGKGHVEEMIRMLQDIPSLKSAKINLLHVVSEQSKSQSDGHRDEAENLLSSAVTRMGLNASSVSTLIREGDTKQTVLKVADEVQADLIVMGSRGLGRLQSILANSTSQYVFQLSTRPMLLVRDDLYVKHVNRVMVTVDGTGVGDDALRTACELVREIPGGTLTGVHVVRQESAPSRGGRTKADEVLDAAVQRARGFGVDMKAIHTEGKDIGRSVCMAASECNADLVVIASQDRRPLVARGLVDLDKLLGGSVSDYIRVHAPAPVLLVREPEQG; this comes from the coding sequence GTGTTCAGGAACCTTCTGATTGCCGACTCGGGCAAGGGTCACGTCGAGGAAATGATCCGCATGCTCCAGGACATTCCAAGCCTGAAGTCCGCGAAAATCAATCTCCTGCATGTGGTCTCTGAGCAGAGCAAATCGCAATCCGATGGCCATCGCGATGAAGCAGAAAACCTGTTGAGCAGTGCAGTGACACGCATGGGGCTCAACGCCTCGAGCGTGAGCACATTGATTCGGGAGGGCGACACCAAGCAGACCGTTCTCAAGGTTGCCGATGAAGTTCAGGCCGACCTGATCGTGATGGGGTCCCGAGGCCTCGGACGCCTTCAATCCATTCTGGCCAACAGCACCAGCCAGTACGTCTTCCAACTCTCAACGCGCCCAATGCTGCTGGTCCGTGACGACCTCTACGTGAAGCATGTCAATCGCGTGATGGTGACGGTCGACGGAACAGGGGTCGGGGACGACGCCCTGCGCACAGCCTGCGAACTGGTTCGAGAAATCCCCGGCGGAACCCTGACCGGCGTTCATGTCGTTCGCCAGGAGTCAGCACCGTCCAGGGGAGGCCGCACCAAAGCAGACGAAGTGCTCGACGCTGCTGTTCAGCGTGCGAGGGGATTCGGTGTTGACATGAAAGCCATTCACACCGAAGGGAAAGACATCGGTCGCAGCGTTTGCATGGCCGCATCTGAGTGCAACGCCGACCTTGTGGTCATCGCATCTCAAGACCGACGACCTCTTGTTGCCAGAGGGCTGGTGGACCTCGACAAGCTGCTGGGCGGATCGGTCAGCGATTACATCCGCGTTCACGCACCAGCGCCTGTGCTGCTGGTACGTGAACCGGAACAGGGCTGA
- a CDS encoding acyl-CoA thioesterase — protein sequence MWTLTKRVLPQHTDYAGVMWHGAYVQWLEEARVEALQAAGLGYAAMTAMGVDMPVVSLQLEYRHPLRHGDEVCVESRCSAQKGVRWPWASCFIRGDTVVAEAKVQLVMLRQGRVLRRVPSELQLVMQKLVRHGL from the coding sequence ATGTGGACCTTGACCAAGCGTGTGCTCCCGCAGCACACCGATTACGCCGGTGTGATGTGGCATGGAGCCTATGTGCAGTGGCTGGAGGAAGCCAGAGTTGAGGCCTTGCAGGCTGCTGGTCTGGGTTACGCCGCAATGACCGCGATGGGTGTTGACATGCCAGTGGTGTCTCTACAGCTGGAGTACCGCCATCCCCTCCGGCACGGAGATGAGGTCTGCGTGGAAAGTCGGTGTTCAGCACAAAAGGGTGTGCGTTGGCCATGGGCCTCTTGCTTTATCCGTGGAGACACGGTGGTTGCCGAGGCGAAGGTGCAGCTGGTGATGTTGCGTCAGGGTCGCGTGCTGAGGCGCGTGCCATCTGAGTTGCAGTTGGTGATGCAAAAGCTTGTGAGACACGGCTTGTGA
- a CDS encoding DNA-processing protein DprA: MADLRAFCRDRSIGPDQLWGWPTERLCQALGWPSHFQCAVHRYRCEQGAAPDLEVPNCVLLPGDPAWPSCLDEADPPPAGLFVQGARSLLRHLNAREAIAVVGTRSASEHGLAMAEELGRALAEAGWPVISGLAEGIDAAAHRGCLARNGAPIAVLGTPLDRVYPTHHRSLQQQVGEQGLLLSTTRSGCRVHPGHFAARNRWLVTFAKALVVVECPQRSGALISAGWASQMDCPLWVVPGDARRWSCRGSNALLRDRATALIHPEDLLRCLGDGPLKSDDSRLMSRKLLGAIGTGASLDQLVHRLQCSPAELAPQLLALECQGELLCESGLHWRKRRP; the protein is encoded by the coding sequence ATGGCGGATCTGCGCGCGTTCTGCCGCGACCGATCCATTGGGCCAGATCAGCTCTGGGGCTGGCCCACAGAGCGTCTTTGCCAAGCGCTGGGCTGGCCGTCGCACTTTCAGTGCGCCGTCCATCGATACAGATGTGAGCAGGGGGCTGCGCCCGATCTTGAGGTCCCCAACTGTGTTCTTCTGCCCGGTGATCCTGCCTGGCCAAGCTGTTTGGACGAGGCGGACCCCCCTCCGGCTGGACTGTTTGTCCAGGGGGCTCGATCGCTGCTCCGGCATCTGAATGCCCGCGAAGCGATTGCGGTGGTTGGCACGCGTTCTGCCTCTGAGCATGGCCTTGCAATGGCGGAAGAGCTGGGTCGCGCTCTCGCCGAAGCCGGCTGGCCTGTGATTAGTGGGCTTGCGGAAGGGATCGATGCTGCAGCGCACCGCGGCTGTCTGGCCAGGAACGGAGCACCCATCGCTGTCTTAGGGACGCCGTTGGATCGTGTTTATCCGACCCACCATCGATCCCTGCAACAGCAGGTCGGTGAGCAAGGGCTGCTGCTGAGCACAACCCGGTCTGGCTGTCGGGTTCATCCAGGGCACTTCGCGGCTCGGAATCGTTGGCTGGTGACCTTTGCGAAAGCCCTTGTGGTGGTGGAGTGTCCGCAACGAAGCGGAGCCTTGATTTCGGCAGGCTGGGCGAGTCAGATGGATTGCCCTCTATGGGTCGTCCCTGGTGATGCCCGCCGTTGGTCCTGTCGGGGCAGCAATGCACTGCTTCGGGATCGAGCGACAGCTCTGATTCATCCCGAGGATCTCCTGCGGTGTCTGGGTGATGGTCCGTTGAAGTCGGATGATTCGCGCCTCATGAGCCGCAAGCTGTTGGGGGCTATCGGAACCGGGGCTTCTTTGGATCAGCTGGTGCATCGCTTGCAGTGTTCCCCTGCTGAGCTGGCCCCTCAGCTGCTGGCTCTCGAGTGCCAGGGCGAATTGCTGTGTGAGTCTGGACTGCACTGGCGCAAGCGTCGGCCTTGA
- the prmC gene encoding peptide chain release factor N(5)-glutamine methyltransferase: MAQASALRDCSTLTGTELLQWRRRQLALGGTAADLDWLIDLAGGIPWASLQRLLLDPSRTIAMVQSLDVLTQLWQRHLQENVPLQHLVGLCPWRDLLLESSPAALIPRQETELLVDLALSHLKAAPPGRWADLGTGSGAIAVSLALAWPTALGHAVDLSCDALRLAARNFKRCAPNHNCSLHLGSWWIPLKNWWGTLDLVISNPPYIPISVVHGLETVVRDHEPHLALSGGQDGLDAIRAVVDGAPKGLAPGGWLLLEHHHDQSALVMQLMRDAGLVEVSAAADLEGTRRFALARNRAAAS; encoded by the coding sequence CTGGCGCAAGCGTCGGCCTTGAGAGACTGCAGCACGCTGACTGGCACTGAACTTTTGCAGTGGCGGCGCAGACAACTCGCCCTAGGTGGGACCGCGGCGGATCTCGATTGGTTGATTGATCTGGCAGGTGGTATCCCCTGGGCAAGCTTGCAAAGGCTGCTCCTGGATCCATCACGCACCATTGCCATGGTGCAGTCCCTCGATGTGCTCACTCAACTTTGGCAGCGCCATCTTCAGGAGAACGTTCCCCTGCAGCATTTGGTTGGGCTTTGTCCATGGCGGGACCTTCTGCTCGAGTCGTCCCCCGCTGCGCTGATTCCCCGTCAGGAAACTGAACTGCTGGTGGATCTTGCCCTGAGCCACTTGAAGGCGGCCCCTCCCGGCCGCTGGGCTGACCTCGGCACCGGCTCGGGGGCCATCGCTGTGAGTTTGGCCCTCGCCTGGCCGACGGCATTGGGGCATGCAGTCGATCTCAGTTGCGATGCTCTGCGTTTGGCGGCACGCAATTTCAAGCGTTGTGCCCCGAACCACAACTGCTCGCTTCACCTCGGGTCGTGGTGGATACCACTCAAGAACTGGTGGGGAACCCTGGATCTGGTGATCAGCAACCCTCCCTATATCCCGATTTCAGTGGTTCATGGTCTCGAGACCGTTGTTCGAGACCATGAACCACATTTGGCGCTGAGTGGAGGACAGGATGGGCTTGACGCGATTCGCGCTGTGGTGGACGGAGCGCCGAAGGGTCTGGCGCCTGGGGGTTGGCTTCTGCTCGAGCACCACCATGATCAGAGCGCTCTGGTCATGCAGCTGATGCGTGATGCGGGTTTGGTGGAGGTCAGCGCGGCTGCTGATCTTGAGGGGACGCGTCGCTTCGCTCTTGCCCGAAACCGTGCTGCAGCGTCCTGA
- a CDS encoding L-threonylcarbamoyladenylate synthase, with protein sequence MKERFIPPPILEATALVQRLRAGEAAIIPTDTLPGLAVMPDQAQTLWHLKRRPADKPLILMGATVDDLLQEVDVSCHREVEALAEHYWPGALTLVLPACDGGAACHLNPGGRTLGCRIPACEQTRELLQISGPLATTSANRSGEPASMTSADASRYFPDVAQLGPQPWSQPSGQASTVLVWVEVGRWRLARRGAVIPAGLEVFE encoded by the coding sequence ATGAAGGAACGATTCATACCCCCTCCGATCCTTGAAGCCACCGCATTGGTGCAGCGTCTTCGTGCTGGTGAAGCCGCCATCATCCCCACCGATACCCTGCCCGGGCTCGCGGTGATGCCCGATCAAGCGCAGACCCTCTGGCACTTGAAACGTCGACCTGCTGATAAACCCCTGATCCTCATGGGGGCAACGGTTGATGATTTGCTCCAGGAGGTGGATGTCTCGTGTCATCGGGAGGTTGAAGCGTTGGCTGAGCACTATTGGCCTGGAGCACTCACGCTGGTACTACCTGCCTGTGATGGTGGTGCTGCTTGTCATCTCAACCCAGGGGGCAGAACCCTCGGCTGCCGCATCCCTGCCTGCGAGCAGACCCGTGAGTTGCTTCAGATCAGCGGGCCGTTGGCCACCACCAGTGCCAACCGCTCTGGAGAACCGGCGAGCATGACTTCAGCAGATGCGTCGCGGTATTTCCCTGATGTCGCTCAACTGGGGCCTCAGCCGTGGTCCCAACCCTCAGGTCAGGCCAGCACGGTGTTGGTCTGGGTTGAGGTCGGACGCTGGCGCTTGGCGCGACGGGGTGCTGTGATTCCTGCAGGGCTTGAGGTGTTCGAGTGA
- a CDS encoding response regulator transcription factor: MTLSPLNHLTPAEKRVVLLLLEGLENRAIAHRLVISHRTVECHISRALSKSGCRNRLELVLWLIRNGDPALDRQRREGTIPPMPA, from the coding sequence TTGACTCTTAGCCCTTTAAATCACCTCACTCCTGCTGAAAAGCGGGTGGTGCTCTTGTTGCTTGAAGGCCTCGAGAACCGAGCCATCGCCCACCGATTGGTGATTAGTCACCGCACTGTTGAGTGCCACATCAGCCGGGCACTCTCCAAGAGCGGTTGTCGAAACCGACTCGAGCTGGTGCTTTGGCTGATCAGGAATGGAGACCCTGCATTGGATCGCCAACGACGCGAAGGTACGATTCCCCCCATGCCGGCTTAG
- the minE gene encoding cell division topological specificity factor MinE, with the protein MTLKEFIDKLLGRQPASAETARERLQLVLAHDRSDLNPELLEQMRREILEVVARYVEIDLEEGDVSLETEDRVTALVANLPIRRPITQPSKGGTL; encoded by the coding sequence ATGACACTCAAAGAATTCATCGACAAACTCCTGGGCCGTCAGCCCGCCAGTGCTGAAACAGCAAGGGAGCGTCTCCAGCTGGTGCTCGCCCACGACCGCAGTGACCTCAATCCGGAGCTGCTTGAGCAGATGCGGCGCGAGATCCTCGAAGTGGTTGCCCGCTATGTGGAGATCGACCTTGAGGAAGGAGATGTGAGCCTGGAGACGGAAGACCGCGTCACTGCCCTAGTGGCCAACCTTCCCATCCGTCGCCCGATCACCCAACCATCCAAGGGTGGAACCCTCTGA
- the minD gene encoding septum site-determining protein MinD: protein MSTTRTILICSGKGGVGKTTTTANLGIALARQGAKTVVLDADFGLRNLDLLLGLENRIVYTAQEVLAETCRLEQALVKHKQEPNLALLPAGNPRMLEWLTPKDMQAIVSLLERQFDYVLIDCPAGIEDGFKNAAAAAREAVVITTPEVAAVRDADRVIGLLNTQGVQPVQLVLNRVRPKMMSNQEMLSVDDVTDILALPLLGLVFEDEQVIVSTNRGEPLTLTDSASPAAQAYGNIAQRLQGEDIPLMDPSQARRGLRARMRKLMQTRIF, encoded by the coding sequence GTGTCGACGACCCGAACCATCCTGATCTGTTCTGGCAAGGGCGGTGTCGGAAAAACAACGACCACAGCGAACCTCGGCATCGCTCTTGCTCGCCAAGGAGCCAAAACCGTGGTTCTTGACGCGGACTTCGGACTGAGAAACCTCGATCTGCTCCTGGGTCTGGAAAACCGCATCGTTTATACCGCTCAAGAGGTGCTGGCAGAGACCTGCCGGCTTGAGCAAGCCCTTGTGAAACACAAGCAGGAGCCCAATCTGGCTCTGCTGCCTGCGGGAAACCCCCGGATGCTGGAGTGGCTGACCCCCAAGGACATGCAGGCCATCGTTTCGCTGCTGGAGCGCCAGTTCGACTACGTGCTGATCGACTGTCCGGCGGGGATTGAAGACGGATTCAAGAATGCGGCTGCCGCAGCCCGCGAAGCTGTCGTGATCACAACGCCGGAAGTAGCAGCCGTTCGGGACGCTGATCGCGTGATCGGACTGCTGAATACCCAGGGGGTGCAGCCAGTGCAGCTTGTGCTCAACAGAGTCCGCCCGAAAATGATGTCGAACCAGGAAATGCTCTCGGTGGATGACGTCACCGACATCCTGGCGCTGCCTCTCCTGGGTCTTGTTTTTGAAGATGAGCAGGTGATTGTGAGCACCAACCGCGGGGAACCCTTGACGCTGACCGACTCGGCATCACCCGCGGCACAGGCTTACGGCAACATCGCCCAACGGCTTCAGGGCGAAGACATTCCCCTGATGGATCCATCCCAGGCCCGCCGCGGCCTACGCGCCAGGATGCGCAAGCTGATGCAAACCCGGATTTTCTGA
- the minC gene encoding septum site-determining protein MinC codes for MTLKLPDQRLDHWRDRLPDLLNSCSETIVDLDCEDWILSCTDLTDLCALVADAGHQLGRITSRALETVVSASALGLDASPEHASFKRKAQTNSIPAGPTELLFHQGTLRSGDHLQSDRSILLCGDVNPGARISSAADVLIWGRLRGVAHAGCEGSTTAKIVALQLRPLQLRIADVVARGPEDLPQAGLAEQAELKDGVIAIEPAVIQSFQKR; via the coding sequence ATGACACTGAAGCTTCCCGACCAGCGCCTTGATCACTGGAGGGATCGATTGCCTGATCTCTTGAACAGTTGCTCCGAAACGATCGTTGATCTCGATTGCGAAGACTGGATCCTGAGCTGCACCGATCTAACGGACCTATGTGCCTTGGTTGCCGATGCAGGCCATCAACTCGGAAGGATCACAAGCCGAGCGCTGGAAACCGTCGTAAGTGCCTCAGCGCTTGGCCTGGACGCAAGCCCTGAGCACGCATCTTTTAAACGTAAAGCCCAGACGAATTCGATCCCAGCGGGCCCTACAGAGCTGTTGTTCCACCAGGGCACACTCCGCTCCGGCGATCATCTCCAGAGTGACCGGAGCATCCTCCTCTGCGGCGATGTGAATCCCGGAGCACGGATCAGCTCAGCTGCTGATGTTCTGATTTGGGGGCGCCTGCGAGGTGTAGCCCACGCTGGATGCGAGGGGTCGACGACCGCGAAAATCGTTGCCCTGCAGCTGCGACCACTGCAACTTCGGATTGCCGACGTGGTAGCGCGAGGCCCCGAGGATCTGCCGCAGGCTGGTTTAGCCGAACAAGCGGAACTCAAGGATGGCGTGATCGCCATTGAACCTGCCGTCATCCAAAGCTTTCAAAAACGCTGA